The following proteins are co-located in the Trichormus variabilis 0441 genome:
- a CDS encoding TOBE domain-containing protein has translation MEVSARNFLKTTVKKVVPGTVNTEVTLELAPGVEIVSIITKSSADKLQLTEGKQAYALIKSSDVIVAVD, from the coding sequence ATGGAAGTTAGCGCACGTAATTTCTTGAAAACAACTGTTAAAAAAGTTGTGCCTGGTACTGTCAACACCGAGGTGACATTAGAACTAGCGCCTGGGGTAGAGATAGTTTCGATTATCACCAAATCATCAGCAGACAAACTCCAACTAACTGAGGGTAAGCAAGCATACGCTTTAATTAAATCCTCAGATGTGATAGTTGCTGTTGACTAA